The DNA segment ACGCTGCGCTAGATTCTGCGGTGGCTGGTACGGGCAAAAAGACTTGTGGCTCTTGGCTAAGATGGTAGCAGCCCGCACCAGCCACTCCGCTTCGCCGCAGAATCTTCCCCAGTTGCTGGATTTCCCGTGAAGATAAAAAAGAGCATCAAAAATTGACCCAAATGCGGCAATAGGATCATCAGGGAGAGTATTTCCAAGTATAAAAACGGTCAATTGTGATTAAGCGTTGGGAATGGGTTGTAAGTTGTCAGTAACACGCCAAGGTAAATTATCCCGAACCATTGCATTTAAAATGACTAACATTTTATGAACGCAAGCAGTGAGAGCTAATTTTTTCGATTTACCACGTTCGACAAGACGCTCATAAAAGGCCTTGATAACCGGATTATGACGCATAGCAACAACAGCACCCATATAAAGAGTGGCACGAACATGAGCGCGACCGCCATTAATCATGCGCTTACCTTTGTGTTGACCACTATCATGATTGATAGGTGCAACACCAACTAAGCGAGAAATTTGTTTGGCAGTGAGTTGACCGAGTTCTGGCAAATCAGAAACCAGAGTTGTCGAAATAACTTGGCCAATACCAGGAGTAGTTTTGAGTAAATTAACTTTTTCAATCCATTGTTGATTGTTTTGAGTTAATTGCTCAATTTCTTGATTGAGTTGTTTGAGACGTTCGTCAAGATATTCAATGTGTGCTTCAATATCTGCCAATGCTTTACCACGGGCGCGTGAGCGTCGATTTTTTTCAGCAGTTTGCATCTCAACTAATTGTCTTCGACGACTAATTAATTCTCCTAATTGACGAGATGCTTGTGACTCAATGTTTAACACTTGAGGTTTCATTGCTTCCCCAAAGTGTGCCAATATTTGTGCATCGATAGCATCTGTTTTGGCGAGTTTACCAGTGGCTTTGGCAAAATTTCGTCCTTGACGTGGATTGATTAATGCTACTGGTAGCATTGCTGCCTGTAGTTGAATGACCAGTTCTGTTTCTAATCCTCCGGTTGCTTCTAGTACGATGAGGTTCAAATCATAAAATTTTAATTGTTCAACTAAATTAAATATTTCTAGTTCTGTATTAGCAAACTTCAATGCTTTACCGATGGGACGGATATAAACATCGAGGGTCGCTTTGCTCACGTCAATGCCTACCCACACAGAGATGTTTTCCATTTTTGAATCTCAACTATTTTGTCAAGAAGTTTTTAATTCATCCCCTTGATTTCACTCATCCTTGCCCGATGCGGACTGTATACTTTAAATGTCAGTAGTTTAAAGCTTTGACCCCGGCGACTGTTCGAGTTCTGTCAAAGAGATTGTTGTGGTGA comes from the Nostoc sp. PCC 7120 = FACHB-418 genome and includes:
- a CDS encoding IS110 family transposase, which codes for MENISVWVGIDVSKATLDVYIRPIGKALKFANTELEIFNLVEQLKFYDLNLIVLEATGGLETELVIQLQAAMLPVALINPRQGRNFAKATGKLAKTDAIDAQILAHFGEAMKPQVLNIESQASRQLGELISRRRQLVEMQTAEKNRRSRARGKALADIEAHIEYLDERLKQLNQEIEQLTQNNQQWIEKVNLLKTTPGIGQVISTTLVSDLPELGQLTAKQISRLVGVAPINHDSGQHKGKRMINGGRAHVRATLYMGAVVAMRHNPVIKAFYERLVERGKSKKLALTACVHKMLVILNAMVRDNLPWRVTDNLQPIPNA